From a region of the Qipengyuania spongiae genome:
- a CDS encoding demethoxyubiquinone hydroxylase family protein — protein sequence MRKSDIHRMIRVDQAGEFGATRIYAGQLAVMGDRGPHSAEIAGMAEQEAGHRAKFDALMARRGVRPTTLQPFWNVAGFALGAGTALIGPEAAMACTAAVEEEIDRHYSQQLDALAEDGDDPELAEMIEEFREDEREHRDAALAAGAERAPAYPVLSGLIRLGCRAAIRISERI from the coding sequence ATGCGCAAGTCTGACATCCACCGCATGATCCGCGTTGATCAGGCGGGCGAGTTCGGGGCGACCCGGATCTATGCCGGCCAGCTCGCCGTAATGGGCGATCGCGGGCCGCATTCCGCCGAGATTGCCGGGATGGCCGAACAGGAGGCCGGGCACCGCGCGAAATTCGACGCGCTGATGGCTCGCCGCGGCGTTCGCCCGACCACGCTCCAGCCATTCTGGAATGTCGCCGGTTTTGCGCTCGGCGCCGGGACCGCGCTGATCGGCCCGGAAGCGGCGATGGCCTGCACGGCCGCGGTCGAGGAAGAGATCGACCGCCACTATTCGCAGCAGCTCGACGCGCTGGCCGAGGATGGCGACGATCCCGAACTGGCCGAGATGATCGAGGAATTCCGCGAGGACGAACGCGAACATCGCGACGCGGCCCTGGCCGCCGGGGCGGAGCGCGCGCCTGCCTATCCGGTGCTATCGGGGCTGATCCGCCTGGGTTGCCGCGCCGCCATCCGGATTTCGGAACGCATCTGA
- a CDS encoding disulfide bond formation protein B, with product MAANPPLRSSPRPNLRLAQTLALAVPALLLGGAYLSQYAFGLYPCEMCWWQRYPHFAAVALALLAGIVPPRRLWLALAALAILVSGAIGGFHAGVEYGWWEGITNCAMTPVGSGQSALDSIMNAPMIRCDAAPWSFLGISLAGWNFLISTASAVAILFLLFRSRHAQV from the coding sequence ATGGCTGCAAACCCTCCGCTCCGCTCCTCGCCGCGTCCGAATCTTCGTCTGGCGCAGACGCTGGCGCTTGCAGTCCCGGCGCTGCTGCTCGGCGGAGCCTATCTGTCGCAATACGCCTTCGGTCTCTATCCGTGCGAGATGTGCTGGTGGCAGCGCTATCCCCATTTCGCGGCGGTCGCGCTGGCATTGCTGGCCGGGATCGTCCCGCCCCGGCGGCTCTGGCTCGCGCTCGCGGCGTTGGCGATCCTCGTATCCGGAGCGATCGGCGGTTTTCACGCCGGCGTCGAATATGGCTGGTGGGAAGGCATCACCAATTGCGCGATGACGCCGGTGGGTTCGGGGCAGAGCGCGCTCGATTCGATCATGAACGCGCCGATGATCCGCTGCGACGCGGCGCCCTGGTCGTTCCTCGGCATCAGCCTGGCGGGGTGGAACTTCCTGATCTCGACGGCTAGCGCTGTCGCCATCCTTTTCCTCCTTTTCCGGAGCCGCCATGCGCAAGTCTGA